From Alienimonas californiensis, a single genomic window includes:
- a CDS encoding XrtA system polysaccharide deacetylase — protein sequence MEDYFQVSGFADRIDVSSWDDRELRVEDSTRRVLALLRRRNVRGTFFILGWVADRCPSLVAEIAAAGHEIGSHGYWHQLVYDQTPGEFREDLRRSVDAIGAAGGGRTTCYRAPSFSITDCSRWAVDVLVEEGFTVDSSVFPVRRGRYGVPGASATIHRLAGPAGGELWEVPPTVVRVGAGRRGLNLPAAGGGYFRFFPESLTAAMQRRAAHGEGRPVIFYIHPWEVDPDQPRLPGTRMNRFRHYLNLNKTEGRLDRMLGRLPFGTLGEVVETHAAANGLSELSFQESASPPEWVAVGAGPC from the coding sequence GTGGAAGATTATTTCCAGGTCAGCGGGTTCGCGGACCGGATCGACGTCTCCTCCTGGGACGACAGGGAACTGCGGGTCGAAGACAGCACGCGGCGCGTCCTGGCGTTGCTGCGGCGGCGGAACGTCCGCGGCACGTTCTTCATCCTCGGCTGGGTCGCCGACCGCTGCCCGAGCCTAGTCGCGGAGATCGCGGCCGCCGGGCACGAGATCGGCAGCCACGGGTACTGGCACCAGTTGGTTTACGATCAGACGCCTGGCGAGTTCCGCGAGGACCTCCGGCGGAGCGTCGACGCAATCGGCGCTGCGGGCGGGGGCCGGACGACCTGCTATCGAGCCCCGTCGTTCTCGATCACAGACTGCTCCCGCTGGGCAGTCGACGTGTTGGTCGAAGAGGGGTTCACGGTCGACAGCAGCGTCTTTCCCGTCCGCCGCGGCCGCTACGGCGTGCCCGGCGCGTCGGCGACGATTCACCGCCTGGCCGGCCCTGCCGGCGGCGAACTCTGGGAGGTCCCGCCCACGGTAGTTCGGGTCGGCGCCGGCCGTCGCGGATTGAACCTGCCGGCCGCGGGCGGCGGCTATTTTCGCTTCTTCCCCGAGTCCCTCACCGCCGCGATGCAGCGGCGGGCGGCCCACGGGGAGGGGCGCCCCGTGATCTTTTATATTCACCCGTGGGAGGTCGATCCGGACCAGCCCCGCCTGCCGGGCACGCGGATGAACCGGTTCCGCCACTACCTGAACCTCAACAAGACGGAAGGCCGGCTGGACCGGATGCTGGGCCGCCTGCCGTTCGGCACGCTCGGCGAAGTGGTCGAGACTCACGCCGCGGCGAACGGACTGTCCGAACTGTCGTTCCAAGAGTCAGCCTCGCCCCCCGAATGGGTTGCCGTGGGGGCGGGGCCATGTTGA
- a CDS encoding sugar transferase has translation MSQLDLGRTALSDPATPPGDLALVGPSLVYLAFRRAFDLIGGALLAVPLGAVVAVAAIFVRLDSRGPIFYRQMRVGRDGRTFRMIKIRSMRHDAEVGGAQWAGKNDSRITRIGKFLRASHIDEFPQILNVLRGDMTLIGPRPERPMFVDELVQQVPGYELRLTVKPGVTGLAQLRLPPDQTIDDVIAKVAHDVYYIEHMGLNLDFRVSVGTLRLLVREILQACGATGRTAYTTVKTRLPLRTVHQAFGAPCRLPSMDSVFETARQYTATASLPCAALAGVGAGSREEFGSHRSGNDQATQPKGQVWPGSVEATVSRL, from the coding sequence ATGTCCCAGCTCGATCTTGGGCGAACCGCATTGAGCGACCCGGCGACCCCGCCGGGCGATCTGGCGTTAGTCGGCCCGTCGCTGGTTTATCTAGCGTTTCGTAGGGCGTTTGATCTCATCGGCGGGGCGCTCTTGGCCGTGCCGCTGGGGGCGGTCGTCGCCGTCGCGGCGATTTTCGTGCGGTTGGATTCGCGGGGGCCGATCTTCTACCGGCAGATGCGGGTCGGCCGGGACGGGCGGACGTTTCGCATGATTAAGATCCGCTCGATGCGGCACGACGCCGAGGTGGGCGGGGCGCAGTGGGCCGGGAAGAACGACTCCCGCATCACCCGCATCGGCAAGTTCCTCCGGGCGTCGCACATCGACGAGTTTCCGCAGATTCTCAACGTGCTGCGGGGCGATATGACACTGATCGGCCCGCGGCCGGAACGTCCGATGTTCGTCGACGAACTCGTTCAACAGGTGCCTGGTTATGAATTGCGTCTGACCGTCAAACCCGGTGTGACCGGTTTGGCTCAGCTCCGCCTGCCGCCGGACCAGACGATCGACGACGTGATCGCGAAAGTGGCCCACGACGTCTATTACATTGAGCACATGGGTTTGAACTTAGACTTTCGTGTTTCGGTTGGGACGTTGCGATTGCTGGTCCGCGAGATCCTGCAGGCCTGCGGGGCCACCGGCCGGACGGCCTACACCACCGTGAAGACCCGGTTGCCGCTGCGAACGGTGCATCAGGCGTTCGGGGCTCCCTGCCGGCTGCCGAGTATGGACTCCGTCTTCGAAACCGCCCGCCAATACACGGCGACGGCGTCACTGCCGTGCGCCGCCCTGGCCGGCGTCGGGGCCGGGAGCCGCGAGGAATTCGGATCGCACCGGAGCGGGAACGACCAGGCGACGCAGCCCAAGGGACAGGTCTGGCCAGGCAGCGTCGAGGCGACCGTCTCTCGCCTTTGA
- a CDS encoding exosortase-associated EpsI family protein produces MPSGSLTAWLHRLAPAAGVALLLGAGVAHQVQTSALRDPAVLTAAADRLDEVPLEIDGWTAEPLELGERQLRLAEATGGFARRYVGPNGEGPVEVMLLAGPQGPISVHPPTVCFRGAGYRQCSPVTNVPAGGVDGVGDFAAATFEKEIDGRPVRIRTHWAWGAGAGWSAPETPRVAFAGEPFLYKLYVTEFRTDGEEAVDDAPLPATRTFLNAFLPRLRSALAADAPAA; encoded by the coding sequence ATGCCCTCCGGATCGCTCACCGCTTGGCTCCACCGACTCGCCCCCGCGGCGGGCGTGGCGCTGTTGCTCGGCGCCGGCGTGGCGCACCAGGTACAAACCTCCGCCCTCCGCGACCCGGCGGTCCTGACCGCCGCCGCGGATCGGCTGGACGAGGTGCCGCTCGAAATTGACGGGTGGACGGCGGAGCCCTTGGAACTCGGGGAGCGGCAACTCCGGCTCGCGGAGGCGACGGGCGGGTTCGCCCGCCGCTACGTCGGGCCGAACGGCGAGGGTCCGGTCGAGGTCATGCTGCTGGCCGGGCCGCAGGGGCCGATCTCGGTGCACCCGCCGACGGTCTGCTTCCGCGGGGCGGGGTATCGCCAATGCTCGCCGGTGACGAACGTGCCCGCGGGCGGCGTCGACGGGGTCGGCGACTTTGCGGCGGCCACCTTTGAAAAGGAGATCGACGGCCGTCCGGTCCGCATTCGCACGCATTGGGCATGGGGCGCCGGCGCGGGTTGGTCGGCCCCGGAGACGCCCCGCGTCGCCTTCGCCGGCGAACCGTTCCTGTACAAGTTGTACGTCACGGAGTTCCGCACCGACGGCGAGGAGGCCGTCGACGATGCCCCGCTCCCCGCGACTCGTACGTTCCTCAATGCGTTCTTGCCTCGCCTGCGTTCGGCGCTCGCCGCCGACGCTCCCGCCGCCTGA
- a CDS encoding polysaccharide biosynthesis tyrosine autokinase — protein sequence MAAARTPRPPVSQPVADEHFQIDWRPAVAGLKRFWYVAVLVGLPLGAGGAYAAWIYIPAPYVASAELYMRSYVDRVAFSTSEQQASFRTRKQTNQKLLRSREVLTAALRNAEVANTPTLQEVPDPVVHLQKHLSVGSPGAEFISVGLSGEHAEDLPVIINGVVDAYMKEVVVGSMDDREGKLANLRQVLATAEDALDLKRKQYQQFVEASQGGVASTIMAEQRHAGLQELRTMLRGEVTRTELELIRERAKQSYRDSVDDEFELGDEQLAALVADLPEYKQAEEVARAAETYVGKLERSKGADSTSPTLATARAEATRRQAELKELQVSLRPHVKEQLKNSWEAQGEAGDQKLSETIAQLESFRNNLRQQLEENQIEERQAGKESVGLRRLEAELLRKEELVNLLATEAERREFEISNATPPIAVQEDAVVPRTRNDGKRIKTAVLVGGGGVGFGMALAAGLGFLFTSVQRTQDLKGNLAIDLFGTLPHLPRGGAGAGAGQRGSDWNEALKESVDAARVVLLRKLGDGRGQTPESRLDAGGRVVLISSAVASEGKTTLSCHLAASLARTGRRVVLVDADLRRPSTHRVFGCESGPGLSDVLRGEKSAEEVEIPLHGSELRLIPAGDVCDTALAGFGTAAMAECLDDLRARYDIVIVDSPPALPVSDGLMLAEHVDGVMFAVRRGVTRLRNVAAALERFQAVGVPVLGAVAIGMDDEVGRYGYAPGRYPYAKHRQARLLERTPAQAAKI from the coding sequence ATGGCTGCCGCCCGCACGCCCCGCCCGCCAGTCTCGCAACCGGTCGCGGACGAGCACTTCCAAATCGACTGGCGCCCGGCCGTCGCTGGGTTGAAGCGGTTTTGGTACGTCGCAGTATTAGTCGGCCTGCCGCTGGGGGCGGGCGGGGCCTACGCCGCTTGGATCTATATCCCCGCACCGTATGTGGCGAGTGCAGAACTTTATATGCGGTCGTATGTCGACCGCGTCGCATTCAGCACTAGTGAGCAGCAAGCTTCGTTTCGCACCCGTAAGCAGACGAACCAGAAGTTGCTCCGTAGCCGCGAAGTGCTGACTGCCGCTTTGCGGAATGCGGAAGTGGCGAACACGCCAACTCTCCAGGAGGTGCCCGACCCCGTCGTGCACCTGCAAAAGCATTTGTCTGTTGGAAGTCCCGGTGCGGAGTTCATCTCCGTTGGGCTGTCCGGCGAGCACGCGGAGGATCTGCCAGTGATCATCAACGGTGTGGTCGACGCGTACATGAAGGAGGTCGTCGTCGGCTCGATGGACGACCGCGAGGGTAAGTTGGCGAACCTTCGTCAAGTCCTCGCCACTGCGGAAGACGCGCTGGACCTTAAGCGGAAACAGTACCAGCAGTTCGTCGAAGCCAGCCAGGGCGGCGTGGCTTCGACGATCATGGCCGAGCAGCGGCACGCGGGGCTCCAAGAGCTCCGTACGATGCTTCGCGGCGAGGTCACGCGAACGGAGTTGGAACTGATCCGCGAGCGGGCGAAACAGTCTTACCGTGATTCGGTCGACGACGAGTTCGAACTCGGCGACGAGCAACTCGCCGCCCTTGTCGCCGATTTGCCTGAATACAAGCAGGCGGAGGAAGTCGCTCGAGCCGCGGAGACTTATGTGGGGAAGCTCGAACGCAGCAAGGGGGCGGACTCGACCAGCCCGACCCTCGCCACGGCACGAGCGGAGGCGACCCGGCGTCAGGCCGAGTTGAAAGAACTTCAGGTTTCCTTGCGGCCCCACGTGAAAGAGCAACTAAAGAACAGTTGGGAGGCCCAAGGTGAAGCGGGCGACCAAAAGCTTTCCGAGACGATCGCCCAGCTGGAAAGCTTCCGGAACAACCTTCGGCAGCAACTGGAAGAGAATCAGATCGAGGAGCGCCAGGCCGGAAAGGAGAGCGTCGGGTTACGTAGGCTGGAGGCGGAACTCCTTCGAAAAGAAGAATTGGTCAATCTGCTTGCGACGGAGGCGGAGCGCCGCGAGTTCGAGATCTCAAATGCCACCCCGCCGATTGCCGTGCAAGAGGACGCGGTGGTGCCCCGCACGCGGAACGATGGCAAGCGGATCAAGACGGCCGTGCTCGTTGGGGGTGGGGGCGTCGGTTTCGGTATGGCCTTGGCCGCTGGGCTCGGCTTTCTGTTCACCAGCGTTCAGCGGACGCAGGATCTGAAGGGCAACCTCGCGATCGACCTGTTCGGCACGCTGCCGCACCTGCCGCGGGGCGGGGCGGGGGCGGGGGCGGGTCAGCGTGGGAGCGATTGGAACGAGGCCCTGAAAGAGTCGGTGGACGCCGCCCGCGTGGTGCTGCTCAGGAAGTTGGGGGACGGGCGAGGGCAGACGCCGGAGAGCCGGTTGGACGCTGGGGGCCGAGTTGTGCTGATCAGCAGTGCCGTCGCCTCCGAGGGGAAAACCACCCTCTCCTGCCACCTCGCCGCCAGCCTTGCCCGCACCGGACGGCGCGTTGTGCTCGTGGACGCCGACCTGCGGCGGCCGTCGACGCACCGGGTGTTCGGCTGCGAGTCCGGGCCGGGGCTCTCGGATGTACTCCGCGGCGAAAAGTCTGCGGAGGAGGTCGAGATCCCGCTGCACGGCTCCGAGTTGCGACTGATCCCTGCCGGCGACGTGTGCGACACGGCGCTGGCCGGATTCGGCACCGCTGCGATGGCGGAATGCCTCGACGACCTGCGGGCCCGCTACGACATCGTGATCGTCGACTCTCCCCCCGCGCTGCCGGTCTCTGACGGCCTGATGCTCGCGGAGCACGTGGATGGGGTGATGTTCGCGGTCCGTCGGGGCGTCACCCGGCTGCGGAACGTCGCGGCCGCGTTGGAGCGGTTTCAGGCGGTCGGCGTCCCCGTGCTGGGGGCGGTGGCGATCGGGATGGATGACGAGGTCGGCCGGTACGGATACGCCCCGGGCCGCTACCCGTACGCGAAGCACCGGCAAGCCCGGTTGCTCGAACGGACGCCCGCCCAAGCCGCGAAGATCTGA
- a CDS encoding exosortase/archaeosortase family protein codes for MPSSATDRLPLAAILAGITLAIGVLWAFSDTLAVLASRWDADPQYSHGFLVPLIALGILWVRRDRLRPAVPADANGPREKEPFPASPSAWGLPVLAAGLALRYYAVEIYVEWFEHLALVLCAFGMVLTAGGWTALKWAWPACAFLVFMLPLPFRLETAAAEPLRSAATVSAVYLLQVCGIPAVASGNAILAGPEVRVDVVEACSGLRMLMVFFALTTAAAIFNDSRPLWQRLAMVAAAIPIAIASNVVRIALTAALYYGGRPALADGLHDHAELLMVPLALGLLWAFLALLDRIFVPVAETDAASWQVPAPSLGPGLPARS; via the coding sequence ATGCCCTCCAGCGCAACCGATCGACTTCCCCTCGCCGCGATCCTCGCCGGGATCACCCTCGCGATCGGCGTCCTCTGGGCCTTTTCAGACACGTTAGCAGTGCTGGCATCCCGGTGGGACGCCGATCCGCAGTACTCGCACGGGTTCCTGGTCCCGCTGATCGCCCTCGGCATCCTGTGGGTCCGCCGCGATCGGTTGCGGCCGGCGGTGCCCGCCGACGCGAACGGCCCGCGGGAGAAGGAGCCCTTCCCGGCGTCCCCCAGCGCTTGGGGCCTGCCGGTCCTCGCCGCCGGGCTGGCGCTGCGGTACTACGCCGTCGAGATCTACGTCGAGTGGTTTGAGCATCTCGCCTTGGTCCTGTGCGCCTTCGGCATGGTCCTGACCGCTGGGGGCTGGACGGCACTGAAGTGGGCTTGGCCGGCCTGCGCGTTTCTCGTCTTCATGCTCCCGCTGCCGTTCCGACTGGAAACCGCGGCGGCCGAGCCGCTGCGGTCCGCCGCGACGGTCTCCGCCGTCTACCTGCTCCAGGTGTGCGGCATTCCGGCGGTGGCCAGCGGCAACGCGATCCTGGCCGGGCCTGAGGTTCGGGTGGACGTCGTGGAGGCCTGCAGCGGTCTGCGGATGCTGATGGTGTTCTTCGCCCTGACCACCGCTGCGGCGATCTTCAACGACTCCCGCCCGCTCTGGCAACGCCTCGCGATGGTCGCTGCGGCGATTCCGATCGCGATTGCTTCGAACGTCGTCCGTATCGCGTTGACCGCGGCGCTGTACTATGGCGGCCGCCCGGCCCTCGCGGACGGCTTACACGATCACGCGGAACTGCTGATGGTCCCGCTGGCCCTCGGCCTGCTCTGGGCGTTCCTGGCGCTCCTCGACCGCATCTTTGTTCCGGTCGCGGAGACCGACGCCGCCTCCTGGCAGGTGCCCGCCCCGTCGCTCGGCCCCGGGCTCCCCGCCCGGTCCTGA
- a CDS encoding polysaccharide biosynthesis/export family protein, protein MDTSRIIAVGVARLSAVARRTSPLLILTAATTSVALTGCASIAERRGEAFMAASSHIPRELTKVSLPEYRVAPPDILLIEAVSNIRQPTAPLRVGEIVAVQLGNPEPLAPPDPEAGPLEAQYQIQLESQYKFVDGEYLIQPDGALDLGPVYGRVAVAGLTVDEAQAAVVRGLQNYEIGTDGQPTGIANPQVSLTLPNPQAPQPVTGEHLVRPDGSVSLGIYGSVPVAGMSLAEVRGAVEAKLSAYLVNPEVNVDVLAYNSQVIYVITDGGGFGESIARLPVTGNETVLDAVSAIDGLSQVSSKNIWVARPAPAHLAANGPCGEPCGQVMPVDWRAITREGITTTNYQLMPGDRVYIQADHLTATGNFMNKLFGPYERILGVTLLTRGAARSFENNGNRGVGGVGGFGF, encoded by the coding sequence ATGGACACGTCACGAATCATCGCCGTCGGCGTTGCCCGCCTCAGTGCGGTCGCACGTCGCACGTCGCCGCTGTTGATCCTGACCGCGGCGACCACGTCTGTGGCGTTGACCGGTTGCGCGTCGATCGCGGAGCGGCGGGGGGAGGCCTTCATGGCCGCCTCCAGTCACATCCCTCGGGAACTGACGAAGGTCTCCCTGCCGGAGTACCGCGTCGCCCCGCCGGACATCCTGCTGATCGAAGCGGTCTCCAACATCCGCCAACCCACGGCACCGCTACGGGTCGGCGAGATCGTCGCCGTTCAGCTCGGCAACCCGGAGCCGCTGGCGCCGCCCGATCCCGAGGCGGGGCCGCTGGAGGCCCAGTACCAGATTCAGCTGGAGAGCCAGTACAAGTTCGTCGACGGGGAATATCTGATTCAGCCCGACGGCGCCCTGGATCTCGGCCCGGTCTATGGCCGCGTGGCCGTCGCCGGCCTGACGGTCGACGAAGCTCAGGCGGCGGTCGTTCGCGGCCTGCAGAACTATGAAATCGGCACCGACGGGCAGCCGACCGGCATCGCCAACCCGCAGGTCTCCCTGACCCTGCCGAACCCCCAGGCTCCGCAGCCGGTCACCGGCGAGCACCTCGTCCGCCCGGACGGCAGCGTCTCCCTCGGCATCTACGGCTCCGTTCCGGTCGCCGGGATGTCGCTGGCCGAGGTCCGCGGCGCCGTCGAGGCGAAGTTGTCGGCATACCTCGTGAACCCCGAGGTGAACGTGGACGTGCTCGCCTACAATAGCCAAGTGATCTACGTGATCACCGACGGCGGCGGCTTCGGCGAATCCATCGCTCGCCTGCCGGTCACGGGGAACGAGACCGTCCTGGATGCCGTCTCCGCGATCGACGGCCTCTCGCAGGTCTCCAGCAAGAACATCTGGGTTGCCCGCCCCGCCCCGGCCCACCTCGCCGCCAACGGCCCCTGCGGCGAACCCTGCGGGCAGGTGATGCCGGTCGACTGGCGGGCGATCACCCGCGAGGGCATCACGACGACGAACTACCAGCTCATGCCTGGCGACCGCGTCTACATCCAGGCCGACCACCTGACGGCGACCGGCAACTTCATGAACAAGCTGTTCGGCCCCTACGAACGTATCCTGGGCGTCACGCTGCTGACGAGGGGGGCGGCCCGCTCGTTCGAGAACAATGGGAACCGGGGTGTCGGCGGGGTCGGCGGATTTGGGTTCTGA